In Dyadobacter sp. NIV53, a single window of DNA contains:
- a CDS encoding N-acetylornithine carbamoyltransferase, with product MKHFLSLEDVADLPQLISSGIAAKRNPFADIELGKNKTIGLLFFNSSLRTRISTQKAAQNLGLNVIIMNVGQDGWGLEMEEGVIMNGDKAEHVKEAAAVIGRYCNIIGIRSFAGLQDRDKDYQEMVFQQFKKYADVPIVNLESATRHPLQSLADCITIEEFKLKQRPKVVLTWLPHFKALPQAVANSFCEWMNPMDVELVITHPEGYDLAPEFVGKGQVIYDQDKALEGADFVYGKNWSSFTNYGQVLTSDPSWMLTETKMALTDNGKFMHCLPLRRNMKVADEVLDGPRSLVIEEAANREWSAQAVLKEILLGL from the coding sequence ATGAAACATTTCCTTTCCCTAGAAGACGTAGCTGACCTTCCACAATTGATTTCGAGTGGTATTGCGGCGAAACGCAATCCATTTGCTGATATAGAACTTGGTAAAAATAAAACAATAGGGCTTCTGTTCTTTAATTCGAGTTTAAGAACCCGTATCAGTACTCAAAAAGCGGCTCAAAATCTGGGTTTGAACGTCATTATCATGAATGTCGGACAGGATGGCTGGGGGCTTGAAATGGAGGAAGGAGTGATTATGAACGGTGACAAGGCTGAGCATGTAAAGGAAGCTGCTGCCGTGATCGGACGTTACTGTAACATCATTGGAATACGCTCTTTTGCTGGTTTGCAGGATCGTGATAAAGATTATCAGGAAATGGTATTTCAGCAATTTAAAAAATACGCCGATGTCCCGATAGTGAACCTCGAATCTGCAACACGTCATCCGCTGCAATCTCTGGCGGATTGCATTACTATTGAAGAATTTAAATTAAAACAACGCCCGAAAGTTGTACTTACCTGGCTTCCTCATTTTAAAGCGCTGCCACAGGCAGTTGCCAATTCGTTTTGTGAATGGATGAACCCTATGGACGTAGAACTGGTGATTACGCATCCGGAGGGATATGACCTGGCTCCCGAATTTGTAGGCAAAGGCCAGGTTATTTATGATCAGGATAAGGCTTTGGAAGGAGCCGACTTTGTATATGGCAAAAACTGGTCTTCATTTACAAATTATGGGCAGGTTTTAACAAGCGATCCGTCGTGGATGCTTACCGAAACAAAAATGGCCCTGACTGATAACGGAAAATTCATGCATTGCCTGCCATTAAGGAGAAATATGAAAGTAGCCGATGAGGTATTGGATGGCCCGCGTTCGCTGGTGATTGAAGAAGCTGCCAACCGGGAATGGTCGGCACAGGCTGTGTTGAAAGAAATACTTTTAGGCTTATAA
- the aat gene encoding leucyl/phenylalanyl-tRNA--protein transferase, which yields MSDISTDDLLYGYMNGIFPMAEADDTIYWYSPDPRAVIPIETYKPSRSLRPVLNKKTFEIRVDFNFEAVMRGCSQPREMEEGTWISEEIISAYVALHQSGYAHSVEAWRNDQLVGGLYGVSINGAFFGESMFSLESNSSKVAFHYLIEILRVNDFMLLDTQFINDNVLRYGAVEIPREQYMQRLQKALLLSRKFDKSLISDHF from the coding sequence ATGTCAGACATTTCAACCGACGATCTACTTTATGGCTATATGAACGGGATATTTCCTATGGCAGAAGCAGATGACACTATCTATTGGTACTCACCTGATCCAAGGGCAGTTATACCAATAGAAACCTACAAACCTTCCCGGTCGCTCCGGCCGGTTCTGAATAAAAAGACCTTTGAAATAAGGGTAGATTTTAATTTTGAAGCGGTCATGCGCGGTTGTTCGCAGCCGAGAGAAATGGAAGAAGGTACCTGGATTTCAGAAGAAATTATTTCAGCTTATGTTGCTTTACATCAGTCTGGCTATGCACATAGTGTGGAAGCATGGCGTAATGATCAGCTGGTGGGAGGGCTTTATGGTGTTTCGATAAACGGAGCATTTTTTGGAGAATCAATGTTTTCTCTGGAAAGTAACTCTTCCAAAGTTGCTTTTCATTATTTGATTGAAATATTGCGTGTCAATGACTTCATGCTGCTGGATACGCAATTTATAAATGACAATGTGCTCAGGTACGGTGCAGTTGAAATACCCAGGGAGCAATATATGCAACGGCTGCAAAAGGCTTTATTGTTAAGCAGGAAATTTGATAAAAGTTTGATTTCTGACCATTTTTAA
- a CDS encoding aspartate aminotransferase family protein gives MSHLFDVYPIYDIEPVKAQGSYLWDQNGTKYLDLYGGHAVISVGHCHPYYVDMLTKQLNAISFYSNSVKISLQEELAEKLGDLSGYPDYKLFLCNSGAEANENALKLASFHNGRTKVISFTKSFHGRTAGAVAATDNLSIVAPINYNKHVSFLPFNNIESAENGITDEVCAVIVEGIQGVGGINVCTDEFLQTLRRKCDETGAILILDSVQCGYGRTGKFFSHQFSGIDPDIISMAKGMGNGFPIGGILISPKFKASYGLLGTTFGGNHLACAAGVAVLDIMKNENLLENAAEIGEYLFKGIQEIGGYKELRGRGLMIGIEYDFPVKDLRNKLLFEHKMFTGVAGVNTIRLLPSLALGKEEADLFLEVLRIEVGSLI, from the coding sequence ATGTCACATTTATTTGATGTATATCCAATTTATGATATTGAGCCTGTAAAAGCACAGGGAAGTTATTTGTGGGATCAAAATGGCACAAAATATCTGGATCTATATGGCGGCCATGCGGTAATTTCCGTTGGGCATTGTCATCCGTATTATGTGGATATGCTCACTAAGCAGCTTAATGCGATCAGTTTTTATTCTAATTCTGTCAAAATTTCTTTGCAGGAAGAACTGGCTGAAAAATTGGGAGATCTTTCCGGTTATCCGGATTATAAATTATTCCTGTGCAATTCAGGAGCCGAAGCCAATGAAAATGCTTTAAAACTGGCATCTTTCCATAACGGCCGGACTAAAGTTATTTCATTTACAAAATCATTTCATGGCCGTACAGCCGGTGCCGTTGCTGCAACAGATAATCTTTCTATAGTAGCACCAATTAATTATAATAAACACGTTTCGTTTTTACCTTTTAATAATATTGAATCAGCAGAAAACGGTATTACGGATGAAGTCTGTGCAGTTATTGTTGAAGGTATCCAGGGTGTTGGCGGGATCAACGTGTGTACCGACGAATTCCTGCAAACATTACGTCGTAAGTGTGACGAAACGGGTGCCATTCTAATTCTGGACAGCGTACAGTGTGGTTATGGACGGACAGGAAAATTCTTTTCACACCAGTTCAGCGGTATTGATCCGGATATAATTTCTATGGCCAAAGGTATGGGAAATGGTTTTCCGATCGGAGGAATTTTAATATCGCCTAAGTTCAAAGCAAGTTATGGTTTGCTGGGAACTACATTTGGTGGAAATCACTTGGCCTGCGCTGCCGGTGTGGCGGTTTTGGATATTATGAAAAATGAAAATCTCCTGGAAAACGCTGCTGAAATTGGAGAATATCTTTTCAAAGGCATTCAGGAAATTGGCGGATATAAAGAATTGAGAGGACGTGGATTAATGATTGGTATTGAATACGATTTCCCTGTTAAAGATCTTAGAAATAAATTATTGTTTGAACACAAAATGTTCACTGGCGTCGCCGGGGTCAATACTATTCGGTTATTACCTTCATTGGCGCTGGGGAAGGAAGAGGCGGATTTATTCTTAGAAGTATTACGAATTGAAGTAGGCAGTCTTATTTAA
- the proB gene encoding glutamate 5-kinase — MSKPILVIKFGTASITLPSGEPDIRIISEIARQVSSIHSLYRIIIVSSGAVGAGKAFIQDYKGTMTQRKAAASVGNPLLVGLYAGYFAPNNIYIAQSLCERQHFANRNKFLQLKETFEELWQNNIIPIVNENDVVSDRELKFSDNDELATLLAVGFGAESLMFCTSVGGLLDEQGKILRNVSNVNEVFKFVRTDKSFLGLGGMASKLTFAKLAARMAIRVVIFGMNQENELLHALDGKAGTVIGAGKSTLSARNRWLGSGGLVSGRLQIDEGASKALLKRKSLLAVGVTEVTGEFEAGEIIEIYSPDQEMVAVARARENSAAIKENLKTLNFEVAHANDIVLL, encoded by the coding sequence GTGTCAAAACCAATACTTGTAATAAAATTCGGAACTGCATCTATCACACTTCCTTCCGGTGAACCTGACATCAGGATTATATCTGAAATTGCACGGCAGGTATCCTCTATCCATTCCCTTTATCGCATCATTATCGTTTCTTCAGGAGCAGTTGGCGCCGGAAAAGCGTTTATCCAGGATTATAAAGGAACCATGACCCAGCGCAAAGCGGCAGCTTCTGTCGGGAATCCGTTGCTGGTTGGCTTGTATGCCGGTTACTTTGCTCCTAACAACATTTACATTGCCCAAAGTCTTTGTGAAAGGCAGCACTTTGCAAACAGGAATAAATTTTTACAGCTAAAAGAAACTTTTGAAGAACTCTGGCAGAATAATATTATTCCGATTGTTAACGAAAATGATGTTGTAAGCGATCGCGAATTGAAATTTTCAGATAATGACGAACTGGCTACATTACTTGCAGTAGGTTTTGGAGCCGAATCACTCATGTTTTGTACATCCGTTGGTGGTTTGCTCGACGAACAGGGGAAAATTCTAAGGAACGTATCCAATGTGAATGAGGTTTTTAAATTTGTACGTACGGATAAATCATTCCTGGGTTTAGGAGGAATGGCTTCCAAGCTGACGTTTGCCAAGTTAGCCGCACGTATGGCGATCCGGGTTGTAATATTCGGGATGAACCAGGAGAATGAGCTGTTACACGCACTTGATGGAAAAGCAGGAACTGTAATTGGTGCCGGGAAAAGTACATTATCCGCCCGGAATCGCTGGCTGGGAAGTGGGGGTTTAGTTTCTGGAAGATTGCAAATTGATGAAGGTGCGTCAAAAGCATTATTAAAGCGAAAAAGCCTTCTGGCAGTAGGAGTGACAGAAGTAACAGGAGAATTTGAAGCAGGAGAAATTATTGAAATTTATTCTCCTGATCAGGAAATGGTTGCAGTAGCACGTGCCAGGGAAAATTCTGCTGCAATTAAGGAAAATTTAAAAACACTGAATTTTGAAGTGGCGCATGCCAATGATATTGTACTACTCTGA
- a CDS encoding HigA family addiction module antitoxin, protein MIKRGMKPPHPGAMIRDIMEGIKEETGESLTIIQVADGLGVTRNIISAILHERQGISSEMAIRLAEAFGSTPQFWLKLQLDHDLWHADKKVNRNEVKHFWSPSTLKTA, encoded by the coding sequence ATGATTAAACGAGGCATGAAACCTCCGCATCCAGGAGCAATGATCCGGGACATAATGGAAGGAATAAAGGAAGAAACAGGAGAATCATTAACTATTATTCAAGTAGCTGATGGACTTGGAGTTACGAGAAATATTATATCTGCAATATTGCATGAACGCCAGGGAATTAGTTCAGAAATGGCAATCAGGCTGGCAGAAGCCTTTGGTTCTACACCGCAATTCTGGTTAAAATTGCAATTAGACCATGACTTATGGCATGCTGATAAAAAAGTAAACCGTAATGAAGTTAAACATTTTTGGTCACCAAGTACATTAAAAACAGCATAA
- a CDS encoding GNAT family N-acetyltransferase, whose amino-acid sequence MKNTEVVGSKFLVQTANENHLHFAETICAEMEESAKKRGTGIAKRSPVYIMEKMIEGKAIIATTTDGIWVGFCYIETWEHGKFVANSGLIVHPDFRNSGMAKAIKQKAFELSRSKYPDAKIIGITTSLPVMKINSDLGYEPVTFSELPADDAFWKGCASCVNYDVLSRTGRKHCLCTGMMYNPEEHKKVDAQPEKDSWDFLKESSLYERWMRIKQRILLRREERAKKKNAEAMLIH is encoded by the coding sequence ATGAAAAATACCGAAGTAGTGGGCAGTAAGTTTTTAGTACAGACTGCCAATGAAAATCATCTCCATTTTGCAGAAACAATTTGTGCAGAAATGGAGGAAAGCGCCAAAAAGCGTGGTACTGGTATAGCTAAACGTTCTCCTGTATATATCATGGAAAAGATGATTGAAGGGAAAGCAATTATCGCAACAACAACGGATGGCATCTGGGTAGGCTTTTGCTATATTGAAACCTGGGAGCATGGCAAATTTGTAGCGAATTCAGGTCTTATCGTGCATCCTGATTTTAGAAACAGTGGAATGGCAAAGGCAATCAAGCAAAAAGCTTTTGAATTATCACGCAGCAAATATCCGGATGCTAAAATTATAGGTATTACAACGAGCCTGCCAGTGATGAAGATTAATTCAGATCTGGGTTATGAGCCTGTAACATTCAGCGAATTACCAGCTGATGATGCCTTCTGGAAAGGATGTGCAAGTTGTGTGAATTATGATGTATTGAGCCGTACCGGCAGAAAACATTGCCTATGTACGGGAATGATGTACAATCCCGAAGAACATAAAAAAGTGGATGCCCAGCCTGAAAAGGATTCCTGGGATTTCCTGAAAGAATCAAGCCTTTACGAGCGCTGGATGCGAATCAAACAACGTATTTTATTACGAAGGGAAGAACGCGCCAAAAAGAAAAACGCCGAGGCTATGCTCATACACTAG
- the argC gene encoding N-acetyl-gamma-glutamyl-phosphate reductase, which yields MNSLTNKLINSINIGIIGAAGYTGGELLRIVINHPNINIAFAHSKSQVGKPVYTTHTDLLGDTDLTFSGEEIQALLNKENLQAIFLCSGHGESHKFLNEYTVPDTIKIIDLSTDFRDESNGFIYGLPELQKEKIKTATKIANPGCFATSIQLAILPLAAANLIKDDIHVSAVTGSTGAGQSLSATTHFTWRNNNVSIYKAFTHQHLTEIKMSLGKLQNGFDKAVNFIPYRGDFTRGIMANVYTRFEGSLNEANELYKSYYVSHPFTHVSEIPIDIKQVVNTNKGLIHLEVHDGQLLITSIIDNLTKGASGQAVQNLNLLFGLPEDTGLRLKAPAF from the coding sequence ATGAACTCATTAACTAATAAACTAATAAACTCTATTAACATTGGAATAATAGGTGCGGCGGGTTATACGGGTGGGGAATTGCTGAGAATTGTCATTAACCATCCGAATATTAACATTGCTTTTGCACATAGTAAAAGTCAGGTAGGAAAGCCGGTTTATACAACACATACGGATCTGTTGGGTGATACCGACCTAACCTTTTCAGGAGAAGAAATACAGGCACTCTTAAATAAGGAAAACTTACAAGCCATTTTTCTTTGCTCCGGACATGGAGAATCGCATAAATTTCTGAATGAATATACCGTTCCTGATACTATTAAAATCATTGATCTTAGTACGGACTTTCGGGATGAATCAAACGGGTTTATTTACGGACTTCCTGAACTACAAAAAGAGAAGATCAAAACGGCAACAAAAATTGCCAATCCGGGATGTTTTGCAACGAGTATCCAATTGGCCATTTTGCCATTGGCTGCTGCGAATCTGATCAAGGATGATATTCATGTAAGTGCGGTGACAGGAAGTACCGGAGCAGGACAGTCGCTGAGTGCTACTACGCATTTTACCTGGCGGAATAATAATGTTTCCATTTATAAAGCTTTTACACATCAGCATCTCACTGAGATTAAAATGAGCCTTGGGAAGTTGCAAAACGGTTTCGACAAAGCAGTTAATTTTATTCCATATAGAGGCGATTTTACCCGTGGGATTATGGCAAATGTTTATACCCGTTTTGAAGGTTCGCTGAATGAAGCAAATGAATTGTATAAAAGTTACTACGTATCCCATCCGTTTACGCATGTCAGCGAAATACCTATTGATATAAAACAAGTTGTTAATACCAACAAAGGCCTGATTCATTTGGAAGTACATGATGGACAATTATTGATTACCAGTATTATAGATAATTTAACAAAAGGTGCTTCCGGTCAGGCAGTTCAGAATCTAAATCTGCTATTCGGGTTGCCAGAAGATACGGGTTTAAGATTAAAGGCTCCTGCTTTTTAA
- a CDS encoding glutamate-5-semialdehyde dehydrogenase, giving the protein MKSILPLLKATQDASVAVRKLSDQQRAGLLIVLANKVEGNSARIITENQKDLDVMDDADPKKDRLLLNEKRILDLAQSLREIAALPDPTGEILLERTIEQGLSLRKVTVPLGVVGVIYESRPNVTLDVASLCLRSGNACVLKGGKEAHFSNTYLVGLIHESLSEFGIPNGAVTLLPTGREFVMELLTATKYVDIIIPRGSESLIKFVRQNSLVPTIETGAGVCHTYIDKTGDLNKAAKIVVNAKVSRPSVCNSLDTVLVDREVADAFLPKLKDDFIKWNVEVFADETSFGILQKADYPYLRKAEPEDFGREFLDYKCSVKVVEGLNEALEHIRAFSSRHSEAIISSDSEAIESFLNEVDAAAVYANASTRFTDGAVFALGAEIGISTQKLHARGPFALEKLVTEKWIVRGDGQVRW; this is encoded by the coding sequence ATGAAATCTATATTACCTCTTTTAAAAGCAACACAGGACGCATCCGTAGCGGTCCGCAAATTATCTGATCAGCAACGCGCCGGCCTGCTAATCGTTTTGGCCAATAAAGTTGAAGGAAATTCGGCTCGCATTATCACAGAAAATCAGAAGGATCTTGATGTGATGGATGATGCTGATCCGAAAAAAGATCGTTTGCTTTTGAATGAAAAGAGGATTCTTGACCTGGCTCAAAGTCTCAGAGAAATTGCGGCTCTACCTGATCCAACCGGAGAGATACTGCTTGAACGCACGATTGAACAGGGATTGTCACTACGTAAAGTAACGGTGCCGCTTGGCGTTGTCGGAGTTATTTATGAGTCAAGGCCAAACGTTACGCTTGATGTTGCATCACTCTGCTTACGTTCCGGTAATGCATGTGTTTTGAAAGGTGGAAAAGAAGCGCATTTTTCCAATACTTATCTGGTTGGTTTAATCCATGAAAGTCTGTCTGAATTTGGTATTCCGAACGGAGCAGTAACCTTACTTCCAACTGGCCGCGAATTTGTTATGGAACTGCTTACAGCTACCAAATACGTGGATATTATTATTCCACGCGGTTCTGAAAGCCTGATTAAGTTTGTACGCCAGAATTCACTGGTTCCTACCATTGAAACCGGAGCAGGTGTTTGTCATACCTATATAGACAAAACTGGCGATCTCAATAAAGCGGCTAAAATTGTAGTGAATGCAAAAGTCTCACGCCCATCGGTTTGTAATTCGCTGGATACGGTATTGGTGGATAGAGAAGTGGCAGATGCATTTTTGCCAAAATTGAAAGACGATTTTATTAAATGGAATGTGGAGGTTTTTGCTGATGAAACTTCATTTGGCATATTACAAAAAGCGGATTATCCATATCTAAGAAAAGCAGAACCGGAAGATTTTGGCCGGGAATTCCTGGATTATAAATGTTCTGTAAAAGTAGTTGAAGGATTGAATGAAGCACTTGAACATATCCGTGCTTTTTCTTCCCGTCACTCAGAAGCCATTATTTCATCTGATAGTGAAGCCATTGAGAGTTTTCTGAATGAAGTGGATGCCGCAGCTGTCTATGCCAATGCATCAACCCGTTTTACAGACGGAGCTGTATTTGCACTTGGGGCGGAAATTGGTATTTCGACTCAGAAATTACACGCACGCGGCCCGTTTGCTTTGGAAAAACTTGTGACCGAAAAATGGATCGTTAGAGGTGACGGACAGGTAAGGTGGTGA
- the argG gene encoding argininosuccinate synthase — MSQPKVVLAFSGGLDTSFCVKYLAEDNGYEVYSVLVDTGGFSEEDLKTIEANAYSLGVKKHVTISKTKDYYNDCIKYLIFGNVLKNNTYPLSVSAERVFQAVAVAEYAKEIGASAIAHGSTGAGNDQVRFDMAFRIIIPEAEIITPIRDLKLSREAEIEYLTKKGVGREWAKAAYSINKGLWGTSVGGKETLTSDQYLPESAWPTQVTKTEPETITLEFVEGELKSVAGEIFDNPVHAIQKLAAIAQPFGIGRDIHVGDTIIGIKGRVGFEAAAPLVIIKAHHTLEKHVLSEQQLYWKEQLSNWYGSLLHKGQFVEPVMRNIETFLADTQTHVTGKVHVQLAPYRFHIEGIESPFDLMSSKFGSYGEMNNAWTGDDVRGFSKVASNQVMIYQKVSESAES, encoded by the coding sequence ATGTCACAGCCCAAAGTAGTATTAGCGTTTAGTGGAGGATTGGATACCTCTTTTTGTGTAAAATATTTAGCTGAAGATAATGGCTACGAAGTTTACTCAGTTTTGGTAGATACCGGTGGTTTTTCGGAAGAAGACCTGAAAACGATTGAGGCCAATGCTTATTCACTTGGCGTAAAAAAACATGTTACAATCTCCAAAACAAAAGATTACTATAACGATTGTATCAAATATCTGATTTTTGGAAATGTATTGAAAAATAATACTTATCCGCTTTCAGTGAGTGCGGAACGTGTTTTTCAGGCAGTTGCTGTTGCTGAATACGCTAAGGAAATCGGGGCAAGTGCTATTGCTCATGGAAGCACAGGTGCCGGAAATGATCAGGTCCGGTTTGATATGGCATTCCGTATTATTATTCCGGAAGCTGAAATTATTACGCCGATCCGTGATTTGAAACTTTCCCGTGAAGCTGAAATTGAATACTTAACTAAAAAAGGTGTTGGCCGCGAATGGGCAAAAGCTGCATACAGTATTAACAAAGGGCTTTGGGGAACATCTGTTGGAGGAAAAGAAACCCTGACTTCTGATCAGTATCTTCCCGAGTCTGCTTGGCCAACCCAGGTTACCAAAACTGAGCCGGAAACGATCACACTGGAATTTGTTGAAGGTGAGTTGAAAAGTGTAGCCGGAGAAATTTTTGACAACCCGGTCCATGCTATTCAGAAACTGGCAGCTATTGCCCAGCCTTTTGGTATTGGCCGTGATATTCATGTGGGTGATACAATTATTGGTATCAAAGGCCGCGTTGGATTTGAAGCCGCAGCTCCGTTGGTTATCATCAAGGCGCATCATACTTTGGAAAAACATGTATTGAGCGAACAACAGCTTTACTGGAAAGAACAACTATCTAACTGGTATGGCAGCTTGCTGCACAAAGGCCAGTTTGTAGAGCCTGTTATGCGTAACATTGAAACATTTCTTGCTGATACACAAACGCATGTTACAGGAAAAGTTCACGTGCAACTGGCGCCATACCGTTTCCATATAGAAGGTATCGAATCACCATTTGACCTGATGTCTTCAAAATTCGGAAGTTATGGCGAAATGAACAATGCCTGGACCGGCGATGATGTACGCGGTTTCTCAAAGGTTGCTTCTAATCAGGTGATGATTTATCAAAAAGTAAGCGAATCAGCAGAAAGTTAA
- the hemH gene encoding ferrochelatase, with protein sequence MHTNTLTQASISQKKAIGKTGVLIVNLGTPDSPSVPDVRKYLREFLMDERVIDIPYLNRWLLINLIIAPFRAPKSAKIYRQLWTPAGSPLKIYGYSVEEKLQKALGENYVVKLAMRYQSPSIESGLNELRKECLSEIIVVPFFPQYASASTGSVYKKVMEVVKDWEVLPEIRFVNRFLDHPKFVEGFVNLGKKYMAQRDYDHFVFSYHGIPERQITKGDVANVCQFGTCCDKLDARNQHCYRAQCYETTRLFVKGMGIPEGKYTVAFQSRLGKTPWIKPYTDEIIPELAKKGIKSVLAFSPAFVADCLETTIEVGDEYKEIFEKEGGEHWQLVESLNDSDIWIETLEDLVKNA encoded by the coding sequence ATGCATACCAATACATTGACCCAGGCTTCAATCTCACAGAAAAAAGCAATTGGGAAAACAGGTGTTCTCATCGTTAACCTGGGTACTCCGGATAGCCCTTCGGTACCTGACGTAAGAAAATACCTCCGGGAGTTTTTGATGGATGAACGGGTAATTGATATCCCTTATCTGAATCGCTGGTTGCTGATCAATCTGATTATAGCACCTTTCCGGGCACCGAAATCCGCAAAAATTTACCGGCAATTATGGACTCCGGCAGGATCACCATTAAAAATTTACGGCTATTCTGTTGAAGAAAAATTACAAAAGGCATTAGGAGAAAACTATGTGGTTAAACTTGCTATGCGTTATCAAAGCCCAAGTATTGAAAGCGGCTTAAATGAACTACGTAAAGAATGCCTTTCTGAAATTATTGTCGTTCCTTTTTTTCCTCAGTATGCCTCTGCATCAACAGGTTCGGTGTACAAAAAAGTTATGGAAGTAGTGAAAGACTGGGAAGTACTTCCTGAAATCCGGTTTGTTAACCGATTCCTTGATCATCCAAAATTTGTTGAAGGATTTGTTAATCTTGGCAAAAAATACATGGCACAAAGAGATTACGACCACTTTGTGTTCAGCTATCATGGAATTCCCGAAAGACAAATTACAAAAGGAGATGTTGCCAATGTTTGCCAGTTTGGAACTTGCTGTGATAAACTCGATGCCAGGAATCAGCATTGTTACCGTGCTCAATGTTATGAAACTACGCGATTATTTGTAAAGGGAATGGGAATTCCGGAAGGCAAATACACGGTTGCTTTTCAATCACGACTTGGTAAAACGCCCTGGATAAAACCTTATACGGATGAAATAATACCCGAACTTGCAAAAAAAGGAATTAAAAGTGTATTAGCTTTCTCACCTGCTTTTGTAGCTGATTGTCTGGAAACTACGATTGAAGTTGGCGATGAATATAAAGAAATATTCGAGAAAGAAGGCGGTGAACACTGGCAGCTTGTGGAAAGCCTGAATGACAGTGACATCTGGATTGAAACGCTGGAAGATCTCGTTAAAAATGCATAA
- a CDS encoding four helix bundle protein: protein MQNYQDLKVWQKSHQLVLEIYQLTNNFPKNEMFGLTSQMRRATVSISANLAEGCGKKGVLDIANFFQISLGSLHETEYYLLLSKDLNYISIEVFERRNLEIKEIKAMLISLIKKVRNPQI, encoded by the coding sequence ATGCAAAATTATCAAGATTTGAAAGTCTGGCAGAAATCTCATCAACTTGTTCTGGAGATTTATCAACTTACTAATAACTTTCCAAAAAATGAAATGTTTGGGCTTACTTCTCAAATGCGTAGAGCAACAGTTTCTATATCTGCTAATTTGGCCGAAGGTTGTGGTAAAAAAGGTGTCCTCGACATTGCCAATTTTTTCCAAATTTCACTCGGTTCATTGCATGAAACAGAATATTATCTTCTACTTAGCAAAGACTTAAACTATATATCTATCGAAGTATTTGAAAGAAGAAATTTAGAGATCAAAGAGATCAAGGCAATGTTAATCTCTTTGATTAAAAAAGTTCGTAACCCTCAAATCTAA